From a single Pelodiscus sinensis isolate JC-2024 chromosome 4, ASM4963464v1, whole genome shotgun sequence genomic region:
- the CORO1B gene encoding coronin-1B — MSFRKVVRQSKFRHVFGQPVKNDQCYDDIRVSRVTWDSGFCAVNPTFVAVIVEASGGGAFMVLPVLKTGRIDKSYPTVCGHTGPVLDIDWCPHNDHVIASGSEDCTVMVWQIPENGLTQPLTEPVVILEGHSKRVGIVTWHPTARNVLLSAGCDNVVIVWNVGTAEELYHLDGMHPDLIYNVSWSHDGSLFCTACKDKSVRVVDPRRGVVVAEKERAHEGARPMRAIFLADGKIFTTGFSRMSERQLALWDRENLEEPMALQELDSSNGALLPFYDPDTNVIYVCGKGDSSIRYFEITEEPPYIHFLNTFTSKEPQRGMGWMPKRGLDVNKCEIARFYKLHERKCEPIIMTVPRKSDLFQDDLYPDTAGPEAAMEAEEWVAGKTAGPVLISLREAYVPSKQRDLKVSKKNMLHESRSAPTPSTGSATRLSATAMPAAVPSISISATPGGGGRLEEVLQELQALRLQVKEQGERISRLEEQLSRIENGDV, encoded by the exons ATGTCGTTCCGGAAGGTCGTGCGCCAGAGCAAGTTCCGCCATGTCTTCGGGCAGCCCGTCAAGAACGACCAGTGCTATGATGACATCCGCGTCTCCCGCGTCACCTGGGACAGCGGCTTCTGCGCTGTCAACCCCACCTTTGTGGCCGTGATTGTGGaggccagcgggggaggggccttcATGGTGCTGCCCGTGCTTAAG acaGGGCGAATCGATAAATCGTACCCCACGGTGTGTGGGCACACGGGGCCTGTCCTGGACATCGACTGGTGCCCACACAATGACCATGTCATCGCCAGCGGCTCTGAGGACTGCACTGTGatg GTCTGGCAGATTCCGGAGAATGGGCTGACACAGCCCCTGACGGAGCCCGTGGTAATCCTGGAGGGGCACTCGAAGCGTGTGGGCATCGTCACTTGGCATCCGACCGCCCGCAACGTTCTCCTCAGCGCAG gctgtgacaACGTGGTGATCGTGTGGAACGTGGGCACAGCCGAGGAGCTGTACCACCTGGACGGCATGCACCCCGACCTCATTTATAACGTCAGCTGGAGCCACGACGGCAGCCTCTTCTGCACGGCCTGCAAGGACAAGAGCGTGCGCGTCGTGGATCCCCGCCGAGGGGTGGTCGTGGCG GAGAAGGAGCGGGCGCACGAAGGGGCGCGGCCCATGCGTGCCATCTTCCTGGCCGACGGCAAGATCTTCACCACAGGCTTCAGTCGCATGAGTGAGCGGCAGCTGGCGCTCTGGGACCgg gagaACCTGGAAGAGCCCATGGCGCTGCAGGAGCTGGACTCCAGCAATGGAGCCCTGCTGCCCTTCTATGACCCTGACACCAACGTCATCTACGTCTGCGGCAAG ggaGATTCAAGCATCCGGTACTTTGAGATCACAGAGGAGCCACCCTACATCCATTTCCTGAACACCTTCACCAGCAAGGAGCCCCAGCGAGGCATGGGCTGGATGCCCAAGCGGGGCCTGGATGTCAACAAGTGTGAGATCGCCAG GTTTTACAAGCTTCATGAGCGCAAGTGCGAGCCCATCATCATGACTGTGCCAAGGAAG TCGGACCTGTTCCAGGATGACCTGTACCCGGACACAGCTGGGCCAGAAGCAGCCATGGAGGCGGAAGAATGGGTGGCCGGGAAGACAGCAGGCCCTGTACTGATCTCGCTGCGCGAAGCCTACGTGCCCAGCAAGCAGCGGGACCTGAAAGTCAGCAAGAAGAACATGTTGCACGAGAGCCGCtcggcccccacccccagcaccggcaGTGCCACGCGCCTCAGTGCCACGGCCATGCCCGCCGCCGTGCCCAGCATCAGCATCAGCGCCACCCCTGGG GGCGGCGGGCGCCTGGAGGAGGTGTTGCAGGAGCTGCAGGCGCTGCGGCTGCAGGTGAAGGAGCAGGGCGAACGCATCAGCCGGCTGGAGGAGCAGCTGAGCCGCATTGAGAACGGGGACGTGTAG